The genomic region CGGGGCGTCGTCGTCCGTCGGGGCGTCGTCGTCCGCCTCGGCGACGTGCAGGATCCAGTGCCCGTCGTCATCGCGCTCCAGGCGCAGAGCCTCGGTGCCGGGCCGGACGTCGACCGACAGCTCCCCGAGACGCCCGACGAGCGCCGACACGAGCCTCGGCATGCCGCCCGCGAGGCTGCGGATGCCGCCCCCGCCGCGGCCCACGAGCGCCTCGGCCACCGCGCCGCCGAGCGATCCGGTGCGCGTCAAGGCGCCGTTGAGCCCGGGCGCGGCGACATCGATGTCGATCTCCTCGGGACGGATGCCGTAGACGCCGACGGTCAGCGGCGCGACCATGCGCTCGAGCACCGTGCCCCCCATGCGCGAGCCGACCAGCCGCGCCAGGCTGCGCTCGACGCCGATGGTCATCGGCGGACGGAGGCGGTCCAGGTACGCGCGCCACGCGCCGCCCCAGCCGATGATGGCCCGCACGTCGTCGGCCCACGGGTTGGCCGGGATGCCGCGCACGGTCTCGCGCGGCATCGGCGCGGCGCCCGACGACAGGCCCGAGATCCACACCGACGAGGCCGAGGGTTCGACGACGGCATCGGCGATGCCCAGTTCGTCGACGAGCCGGTCGACCGCGCCCCCGGCCGTCGCCCAGCACGTGACGCCCGTGCCCACCGGCATCCCGTCCAGCTCGGCGTCGCCGATCGTGCCGCCCGGGCGCGCATCCGCCTCGACGAGGGTGACCGTGAGCCCGACTTTGGCGCACTCGTAGGCGGCGACGAGGCCGGCGATGCCGCCGCCGACCACGACGACGTGCCGCTCGTGCGCGTGCGCGACCAGATCGGGGATGGCTCCGGGTGCGTCTTCCACGGCATCCATCCTCGCATCGGCCGCGCATCGCGCGGCGCGGCGGCGGGTGCGAGACTGGCGTCATGACGCTCCACATCACCGGCGACGCCGACGCCGACCAGCTCCTCACCGACGACCCGCTCGCGCTGCTGATCGGGATGCTGCTGGATCAGCAGGTCGCCATGGAGACGGCCTTCGCGGGCCCGCTGAAGATCCGGGAGCGCGTCGGGTCGATGGACGCGGCGACGCTGGCGGGCTTCGACCCCGACGCGTTCACCGAGGCGTTCAAGCAGACGCCCGCCGTCCACCGGTTCCCGGGGTCGATGGCCGGGCGCGTGCAGTCGCTGTGCGAGGCGATCGCGCGGGACTGGGACGGCGATGCGGCCGCGATCTGGACGCGGGACGCCCCCGACGGCGCCACGGTCCTGAAGCGCCTGAAGGCGCTCCCCGGCTTCGGCGAGCAGAAGGCCAGGATCTTCCTCGCGCTGCTGGGCAAGCAGTACGGCTACACCGGCGACGGCTGGCGGCAGGCGGCGGGTTCGTACGGCGACGAGGGCTCGTTCCGCTCGGTCGCCGACATCACCTCGCCGGAGTCGCTGACCAAGGTGCGCGAGTACAAGCGCGAGATGAAGGCCGCGGCGAAGGCGAAGGGCTGACATGGAGCGGACGGGCGGCAGCGTGGCCGGCTTCGTCGCCGGCGTCGCACCGGCGAAGCGGCAGCGGGACGCCGAGACGCTGATCGCGATGATGCGCGACATCAGCGGCCGCGAGCCGGAGCTGTGGGGCACGATCATCGGCTTCGGCGCCTGCCACTATCGCTACCGCACCGGGCACGAGGGCGACATGCCGCTGATCGCTTTCGCTCCGCGGAAGACCGCCTCGACGATCTACCTCGACTCGATCGCTGCGCACGAGGAGGAGCTCGCCCGCCTCGGCCCGCACTCGTCGGGCGTCGGCTGCCTGTACATCAAGGATCTCGAGAAGGTGGACGAAGCCGTGCTTCGCGACATCGTCGAGGGCGCGTACGCCTATGCCGCGGGCGGCGGCGGCGAGTACGCCACGATCACGGTCCTCGACTGACGCGCGCTCCGGATTCCGGCGCGAACGGGGCGCGCGAGACTCGGCGTCAGGCGCCCTTGAGGCGCTCCGACAGGTACGCGGTGAGGGCCTCGAGCGGCACGCGCTCCTGGCCCATGGTGTCGCGGTCGCGCACGGTGACGGCGCGGTCGTCGAGGGAGTCGAAGTCGAT from Microbacter sp. GSS18 harbors:
- a CDS encoding FAD-dependent oxidoreductase — encoded protein: MEDAPGAIPDLVAHAHERHVVVVGGGIAGLVAAYECAKVGLTVTLVEADARPGGTIGDAELDGMPVGTGVTCWATAGGAVDRLVDELGIADAVVEPSASSVWISGLSSGAAPMPRETVRGIPANPWADDVRAIIGWGGAWRAYLDRLRPPMTIGVERSLARLVGSRMGGTVLERMVAPLTVGVYGIRPEEIDIDVAAPGLNGALTRTGSLGGAVAEALVGRGGGGIRSLAGGMPRLVSALVGRLGELSVDVRPGTEALRLERDDDGHWILHVAEADDDAPTDDDAPTGHAEPIAPADAVIVATDEQAARMLLEPVVPDLAAVATRGPVDLETVTLIVESAALDAHPRGTACYPIPGTAAAASMLDETARWGWLAEAAGAGRHVLRLSFGTADEPPATAGLDDAEAIEAAADAAAELLGIARAELTVRDGVRERHILARPASVLGHADDAAAVRAAIGDVSGLSAVGAWVAGSGLAHTVADTVTEADGVRRGVLWESDTPE
- a CDS encoding HhH-GPD-type base excision DNA repair protein; translated protein: MTLHITGDADADQLLTDDPLALLIGMLLDQQVAMETAFAGPLKIRERVGSMDAATLAGFDPDAFTEAFKQTPAVHRFPGSMAGRVQSLCEAIARDWDGDAAAIWTRDAPDGATVLKRLKALPGFGEQKARIFLALLGKQYGYTGDGWRQAAGSYGDEGSFRSVADITSPESLTKVREYKREMKAAAKAKG
- a CDS encoding DUF1801 domain-containing protein gives rise to the protein MERTGGSVAGFVAGVAPAKRQRDAETLIAMMRDISGREPELWGTIIGFGACHYRYRTGHEGDMPLIAFAPRKTASTIYLDSIAAHEEELARLGPHSSGVGCLYIKDLEKVDEAVLRDIVEGAYAYAAGGGGEYATITVLD